CATCCGGGCAGACGATTGTAAAAACTTCTGTTGGAGAGTTCAAAGAGGCGCAGCCTTATTCTTTTCAAACAATCAATAATAAAACCCAGGATGTGGCTTCCAAAATTGTTTTATCGGAAGGAAATCGCGTTCAGTTTTCTCTTCCAAAAGATTACAATCATTCGGCTATTTTAACAATCGATCCGGAACTGATTTTTTCAACTTTTTCAGGATCCATAGCGGATAACTGGGGACACACGGCAACCTATGATGCACAGGGAAATTTGTATTCCGGCGGTACAGTATTTGGTGCCTCTTTTCCTGCGACAGTTGGCGCTTTTCAGGTCAAATTTGCTGCAATAGTAGATGTTGGTATATTGAAATACACGCCTGACGGAAGTCAGTTGCTGTATGCAACTTACCTGGGTGGGAATGATACAGAAGTTCCTAACAGCCTGATTGTTAATAGTAAAAATCAATTATTTATTTTTGGGACAACAGCGTCTACAAATTTTCCGGTAAGTACTGCTGCCTATCAAAAGGTTTTTGGTGGTGGAACGTTTACAGAACCTGTTGGTGGACTTGCGTTTTTAAATGGCAGCGATATTTTTATTTCCGGATTATCTGCGGACGGCTCGCGACTTGAAGCTTCAACTTTTATCGGAGGAAAAAACAATGATGGAATCAGTGCGACGGATAATGTCAAAGTGAAAAATTATGGAGACAGCTTTCGCGGAGAAATTGAACTGGACGGAGAGGATAATATAATCATTGTTTCTTCAACAAATTCAGACAATTTTCCGGTTGTAAATGCCGATCAAACGAAACTATCAGGTAACCAGGATGGTATTCTATTCAAGATTTCTGCCAATTTGAGTAATTTGATTTGGAGCACATATATTGGCGGAAGTGGATTTGATGCTGCGTTTTCTGCCAAACCTGCTAAAAATGGTGATGTATTTGTCACAGGAATAACCCAAAGTGCAGATCTTAAAACCCAGTCAACTTCTTATCAGCCAAAATTAAGCGGAACTGAGGATGCGTTTATTGCAACTTACAGTGATGGCCGTTTAAAAGGAATGACTTACCTGGGAACTGTGGTGGAAGATGGAGGGTATCTACTGGACTTTGCCCCCAATGAAAATGTTTACGTTTATGGTTTGACATTTGGAAAATATCCTGTAAGTAATGGGATTTATAGTAATGCGGGAAGTGGACAATTTGTTCACGCGCTGGATTATACCTTATCAAAATCAATTTTTTCTACTGTCATCGGCTCTGGTCGAGGTGTTCCGGATATTTCTCCAACAGCTTTTTTGGTCAGTGAGTGCGGCAATATTTATCTAGCAGGGTGGGGTGGAGATGTCAATAGAGCTACGAGATATAATTTTGAAAGTAGTACCTCAGGTTTACCGGTGACCGAAAATGCTATCCAGACAACTACAAGCGGAAGTAATTTTTATATCGCTATTCTGGAAGAAAACGCAAAATCACTTTTGTACGGAACATTTTTCGGAAGCCAGGACAGAACGGGAGTTGCGCATGGCGATCATGTAGATGGCGGGACAAGCAGGTTTGATAAAAATGGAATGATCTATCACGCTACCTGCGCCTGTGGGGGGAGCTTTTTCCCTACAACACCACAAGCCTGGTCGAGAACTAATAAAAGTCCGAATTGTAATAATGCAGCCTTTAAAATTGATATTGATTTGTTGAAAGCAGATTTTGATGTTTATCAGGGACAGACAAAAAATGTTTTAAAAGGTTGCGCGCCGTTGAAACTGGATCTTATCAATACGAGTGAGGGAGGTGTCGAATATTTTTGGGATGTCAATGGAAACGGGATTTCCAGGGAAGAGGATGGAGGTTCTTACACTTTTACAGAAGCCGGTCAATATAAAGTCACACTGACTGTTTACAACAAACTAAGCTGCAAACGGATGGATGTGGCGCAGAAAATTATTACAGTTGAAAGTGTAAATGCCAAAATAACAGGTGATACACTTACTTGCGAAAATAAAACGACCACATTATTTGCGAGCGGAGGTACAAAATATGAATGGTCGCCGGCAACAGGATTGGATAATCGGCTTAGCGCAACACCAAAAGTTACCATCGATAAAACAACGACTTATTCAGTAAAAATCAGCACTGAAAGCGGCTGTTCTGTCACAAAAAAGGTAACTGTGTCTGTGGAAGAAAGTAAGGATTTTACTGTGACACCAGATGTTACTACCTGCGCAGGAACCGCTGTTACTTTAACAATTTCCGGGGAGGCTCCGGAATATCAATGGTCGGGAGATTCGACTTTGAGTGAAACAACGGGAAAATCAGTTTCGGTAAGTCCGGTTCAAACGACAACTTACACTGTTCAGGGAATTTATGCGAATGGCTGTCGTCCGAAAAGACTAATTACAGTTAATGTCGATCGTTCTTATGTGCCTGTTTTTGAAATTGTAAGATCCGGTGGAGAATGTAATAAGCCGGTAAAATATTCGATGATGAACAAAACACCGAATGCGCAGCGGTTTGAATGGAATCTTGGCACAAGCAATTTCAGCACCGCAAACGTGGAAGATTATAGTTATGAAACGCCGGGAAAATATACTGTGACGCTTACCTCCTACAATTCTACCGGCTGCTCGCTTTCAACTTCGAAAGAAATAAGTGCTGAGGAGCCGCTTATTTTACCCAATGTTATAACACCAAACGGTGATGGAAAAAATGATATTTTTTATGTGCCGGTAACGGGTTCAGCACTTGAAATTTATAACCGCTGGGGAAAAAGTATTTACAAATCCGGCGTGTATAAAAATGATTGGGGAAAGGGAATAACAAACGGAACCTATTTTTATGTTGTCGATACACCAGGAGGAAATCATTGCAAAGGCTGGCTGGAAGTTTTGGAATAGACAACTTGCTGATTTACGGACAAAAATTATTAGCTTTAATAATTAATTAAGGGATTTATAATCAACTGATAAGATGAAAAAGTTATTTATATTTTTATTGGTACTAACAGGTTTTTCCATTGCCAAAGCGCAAACAACTGCTCATTTTGGTAAAGAAATTAATGACAAAAAAGCGATTCAGGCCAGTGCTTTACCAGCTAAAATGGGAAATCAGGAGGAAATGGCCACGAAGGTAACAGGTACTGTCGAATCGGTTTGTCAGGTAAAAGGCTGCTGGATGAAAGTGAAGATGGATAATGGCGAAACGATGCGTGTCATGTTTAAAGATTACTCATTTTTTGTGCCAAAAGATATTGCAGGAAAAACAGTGGTTTTTGAAGGAGAAGCACAAATGAAAACAGTTCCTGTTGAACACTTGCAGCATTATGCCAAAGATGCAGGAAAAAGTAATGAGGAGATTGCTAAAATAACAGAACCGAAAAAGGAGCTGACATTTATTGCGGATGGGGTTTTGGTGAAGTAAATTCCTGCTGACCAGAATTTTTCGAATACAAAAAGGATGGCTGTGACTAAAGTCGGATATATTGTAGTGACTTGCCCAAGGGTAAAGCCTTGGGTTAATTTTTTTAGACCTAAGGCTTTTCTCAATTATTACATAACAACCTGAGGTGTGTGTTGAAATTGGAAAAATTTGTTGTATACGGGAAAAGTGGCAATGACTAAAGTCAGATACCTTATTGCGACTTGCCCAAGGCCAAAGCCTTGGGTTAATTTTTTTAGACCTAAGGCTTTTCTCAATTATTATATACCAACCTGAGGTGTGTGTTGAGATTGGAAAAATTTGTTGTATACGGGAAAAGTGGCAATGACTAAAGTCAGATACCTTATTGCGACTTGCCCAAGGCCAAAGCCCTGGGTTAATTTTTTTTAGACCTTAGGCTTTTCTGAATTATACCATATCAACCTGAGATGTGTGTTGAGATTGGAAATTTGTTGTATACGGGAAAAGTGGCAATGACTAAAGTCGGATACATTGTAGTGACTTGCCCAAGGCTAAAGCCTTGGGTTAATTTTTTTTGGCCTTTGGGATTTTCTGAATTATTACATACTAACCTGAGGTTCGTCTTGAGATTAAGAATTTGTTGAATATAGGAAAAGTGGCGATGACCAAAGTCGGATATATTGTAGTGACTTGCCCAAGTCTAAGCCTTGGGTTAGTTTTTCAGTTTTTTAGCTTTTTGAATTCTTCTATATTAGTCTGAGGTGATGTTTTCTTAACTAGCCACAAAAACTAACCCAAGGTTTTAACCTTGGGTGCTAGAACTGCCCGAAACTCCCTGGGCTTTAGCCATTGCTTCCTTAGACTA
The nucleotide sequence above comes from Dyadobacter subterraneus. Encoded proteins:
- a CDS encoding gliding motility-associated C-terminal domain-containing protein, coding for MTKTIQFLLILVLVFLGTISKSFCGGMYFVQNKGQWDSDILFRTEIPGGFLFLKNKSIVYVLYDASKVSDMHGKATSHPSSPNAKFLPPTIPVINAHGVEVKFENAGSDIKFSTKNPVKTTFNYFLGNDKSKWVGNAGAFEELIYENIYKGIDLRFYIYDAKLKYEFIVHPQADASQIKLKYEGATDILVNASGQTIVKTSVGEFKEAQPYSFQTINNKTQDVASKIVLSEGNRVQFSLPKDYNHSAILTIDPELIFSTFSGSIADNWGHTATYDAQGNLYSGGTVFGASFPATVGAFQVKFAAIVDVGILKYTPDGSQLLYATYLGGNDTEVPNSLIVNSKNQLFIFGTTASTNFPVSTAAYQKVFGGGTFTEPVGGLAFLNGSDIFISGLSADGSRLEASTFIGGKNNDGISATDNVKVKNYGDSFRGEIELDGEDNIIIVSSTNSDNFPVVNADQTKLSGNQDGILFKISANLSNLIWSTYIGGSGFDAAFSAKPAKNGDVFVTGITQSADLKTQSTSYQPKLSGTEDAFIATYSDGRLKGMTYLGTVVEDGGYLLDFAPNENVYVYGLTFGKYPVSNGIYSNAGSGQFVHALDYTLSKSIFSTVIGSGRGVPDISPTAFLVSECGNIYLAGWGGDVNRATRYNFESSTSGLPVTENAIQTTTSGSNFYIAILEENAKSLLYGTFFGSQDRTGVAHGDHVDGGTSRFDKNGMIYHATCACGGSFFPTTPQAWSRTNKSPNCNNAAFKIDIDLLKADFDVYQGQTKNVLKGCAPLKLDLINTSEGGVEYFWDVNGNGISREEDGGSYTFTEAGQYKVTLTVYNKLSCKRMDVAQKIITVESVNAKITGDTLTCENKTTTLFASGGTKYEWSPATGLDNRLSATPKVTIDKTTTYSVKISTESGCSVTKKVTVSVEESKDFTVTPDVTTCAGTAVTLTISGEAPEYQWSGDSTLSETTGKSVSVSPVQTTTYTVQGIYANGCRPKRLITVNVDRSYVPVFEIVRSGGECNKPVKYSMMNKTPNAQRFEWNLGTSNFSTANVEDYSYETPGKYTVTLTSYNSTGCSLSTSKEISAEEPLILPNVITPNGDGKNDIFYVPVTGSALEIYNRWGKSIYKSGVYKNDWGKGITNGTYFYVVDTPGGNHCKGWLEVLE
- a CDS encoding DUF4920 domain-containing protein, which translates into the protein MKKLFIFLLVLTGFSIAKAQTTAHFGKEINDKKAIQASALPAKMGNQEEMATKVTGTVESVCQVKGCWMKVKMDNGETMRVMFKDYSFFVPKDIAGKTVVFEGEAQMKTVPVEHLQHYAKDAGKSNEEIAKITEPKKELTFIADGVLVK